In Parasteatoda tepidariorum isolate YZ-2023 chromosome 8, CAS_Ptep_4.0, whole genome shotgun sequence, the DNA window GTAGTTTAATAGCCTCCTCAACActgtcataaatatatatttgtccaTTCCTTGGAGCATTGGTTGCTGAATTTAGGGATGTTGTCGCATGGTGATATACTTGTCCTTGAATTTTTATCAACGGTGGACCTCTGCTTTCATCTTGAAGAAATTTAGCACTAAAAGTGGCAAACGCAAATGATGAATTGTATACACGGATATTTTgcctaaataattttgcttcttgCTCATCAGAAAGaagtaagtttttcaaaaataaaggataTTCATGCAGCGGAGGTATATGTATGTTATCATTATGGCAGCAAGAATTAACAGAGCGCCCTTTTGCAGAAGCAAATCTCAAAGCTCCACAATAActgcattttgaaaacattttgccaAGACTATGTTTTGCCACTTTGATAGGTAACAATTTCGATAAATCACCAGCAAACTCatgttgttttgattttaaaataggtgGATTAGGATTTTGGTCCATATCATTGTCAACATTGCGAAAGCGAATTGGTACAGTGTGCATTCCAACCACATTTTCTGTATTTACAGGTCTGGTTTGATGTGGGCAAATGAAAGTCGATGTTGTTGCGACTGTGTAGCAATTACACACATTCTCTTTTAGCTCAACCTTTgttagtttaactttttttttgttagttgaaTCATCATTAGGTTGTATAAGCAAAAGagcattattttcttctatacTATGAAGTTTACGTTTTTCCCGCTTTCGATTAGCTTTCGCATTGAGTTGCGACTTTTTAGTAATGTTAGGTCTTTTCTTTTTAGGCAttacttgtaaataaacaaatcgaattaagatttaaaaccaGATTAAACTTACGAATTAacgttttagaaaacaaataatcagATTAATCAATATATCAATACGAAATAAGTTGAGATGTTGTAAAACTGAAGAATGAAATTCTAACTATTTTGTGATTGGTTGCatctctgaaaaagaaaattcagactTGTAAATCGCTTTTTTAAGCTTGCCGTTTTCAGACATGTGATTGGCTGTTGTGAACGGCGgttattcttcattattaactgcaaaatcgtgctttaaaactaaaataaataaaaatttaaaattatgtaaaaaatttgaatgcctTAAATGTCTTCCCTGAAAGATTCTGAAGGAATTGATTCCTTAATCTTAGATTTTCATCAcgtagttaaaaagtttttcaggggacaaaattaactgcaaaaacttttttttagaatagagagataaacatcattaaatataaacattaaatatctcttaaaataactcaaacaCATTGTGCACAATTTTACGTGCTTGTGATTTCAGAACttcaccttttttaaatttaaaaggcatttctcaaaattcaaaaaagttaaaagaggaaaaataaaataaaaaatttacaacacaaTCTTTTGACAAAcaaatcttttgaatttttttttttctaaaacagaagcttttgaaaaagagaaaagattaaaaaaaaggaatcaaacGCTCTAAACGATGTTTCTGGCGCGAAGAAAGAAGTCTCCTTTTCCCCCACCTCCCACCGAAACCAGTCTTAGAGAGggaccccgcacccctacttgaaataatcatacctcgttaccatagtcaccgctcTGCTACCAGATTCCTCAGAATTTTCCAAGAGATGAAAGAGCTACTCAAAGACGAAGAGCTTGTTAAGCTGCTTCGCTCCCTCCTCCCTGAGTCCCAGAATTAGTGCCTACAAGTCATCTCCACACAAGACTACCACAGTATTAGGCTGTGGTGAactctttgaattttatttagccttgaaatttcgatttttcaaGTTAAGACAACTACAGTTTAGATGAATCGGTAAGTGGCGCTTCGCGCCAAAGGCCGAGATTACTCCCATTTCCAGCATTCCAGCATAGTCACCGCCACCACTCCAGACGAATAGCGGACAGAGTACCTATCGTAGACTAATAGTATATATGTTTCAATTGAacatttctcaataaaaatgaaattttacgataaaaaaaagaccctgatttttataatttaaaatgtgtctTCTCATAAAGTTTATGGTACAGATGCAAGAATTAActaattttctctttaataacttgttttaaaattaataatttgtttgagttttttcaattttaaaactatacatgTATTGAGTACTTGATTGTCATTAACAAAACGcagaaaaacttaatattttctctgtATTTAAAGCTTAGCTTTTTAGTTGAAGTAGAAAATTGTTAGTATAGATTATGCTTCTTTAATTAGTAAGCTTTTGCTTAAGAACGCTTTAATTTATAGAACTTAATTTATGAATCAGCTATGTTACGTAGATTTTGAATTCCTGGctaaacttaaaagttttgctCCATGAAATGATTACTCTTATATAGCTATTTATGAAACTTTGTACCAGAGTAAAAAAGGAGAGAGAAGTATCAAAACATGGAACCGGTCTTTTCTCTGAATAGTCTCTttaaggaaaatgtttttttttcttcgtatttttatcacaaatttgtTATAATCTATGTAAAGATCTCATTATTCGCACATTTTACTGAAGTAAAAAGGTTAGAACAACGCTAGAtgattggcgatcgaaatgggatGCAGGttgcgtagagcagaactctctacctatggcaacacttcacatgctttccccattatcATGTGGAAAGTCATGCAGATGGCGTATTCggaaaggaaaggaaaaaaaaaaattttatttggctaTTCAGCAGATTTGAGTATTCAGCAAATATCACGCAGTACAAAAATAATCAGCCGAAAACGATGCTGTTTGTTTCCGTTGTAAATAAAGAATTgtgatctttatttttttaactaacatttCGCAATTATATAATCTTAAGAGctatttattgaaacatttattctatgatttatgtattataaaatctgctgaatgtttttttacagtatatgtatttaaattgaaatattaacagTATTTAATCGACTTTAAAACAGACAAGGTATACTCAAGGTATAATTCTTGCgttgttaacatttttataactatttatccattatacatatatatatatatatggtttatgattataatctgattttgtataatttaatttaagtaggAGAATTTAAGGATTGTGCACAttgttttaacttatatttcGTTGTTTATCTTGCTTTTATTGGGTATCTTacctttattatttatcttaccAACATTGTTTAACttacatttatattatcatattttattttattccatttttaagacCATTCTGAATTCTCATCATTAAATTAAggattttaaataacgaaaatattttttttacagatcttAACTAACAAGATCCTTTTTGGTATTGATGAAATAACGAAACCTTAGCACGTGTGGGGCACACATATCATTAGCTTCATCAttgtttttaagttgaaaacaTGTCTGGACTAGAAGAAGTGGGAATACCCGGTAAAGATTATTTAAGAGACTCTCTGACAAATTGTGCTGATCCTTTAAAGGCCATTGAAgattttcaaacagaaaatgGCATTCTCCTTCCCTCTCTGAGACCAATGTTGCCTCTTCTTGACCGCCACGGTGTTCCTCGTCAAGAGTTTCATCTTTCTGTTCTGGAAGAATTAAAAGATACTTTAATAGCTCAAATTGAAAATCTATCCAAACATGATGGAAGAGAGAGGGAAAGGAAACTGAAAGAACTTctccaaaaaagttttatattaatcaaTGTAAGTGgttatttttcatgcattaaCGGGGATACTTCCATATCGTGATCAGTAGAGTCAACTACCATCGCCAAGgtagaaaatagattttaaacttgcacatttaagaaaagtaaaacaaGTCAGATGTACTGTTTGTCTGAGATAGGTACTCTGACCGCCACTAAGTCTGCGGCAGTCTGGTGCGatggaaacaagaagagggcattttagggagggtagcttcgatGAAGAGGTCTCCTTTTCTTTCGCTGAAACCAGTCCTAAAGAGGGACCCCGCATGCCTACAAgaaataatcatacctcgttaccatagtcaccgccactaCTCCAGTCGAATGTCTGGCAGAGTACCTATCGTAGACAAACAGTGTGTCCAAGAGTGGCTActagttatacctttcgagatggtccctttctgtgatgttttttgtTAGTTTCTTGTGAGCCGCTGCCTTGAAGTTGCCAAAACTTGGCTATTATTTTGCCACTGATCATGATACAGAATTCTCTTCGTATtaactcataaattttttttctaaatttgagaaTAACTTTGTCGTTAcagatattacattattatatctCTTGATGGGGGATATTTCTGTTTTGTGATCTGTCTCCCCAACTACGATCGCCAAGATGCCTAATAggttttaaacttgcaattttaacaacaacaaaaaacatataGATGTTTGCCCGGAGGTGGCTATTAGTTGTACCTTTCCAGTTGGTCCCTTTCTCTgatcagtgttttcactacaacGCGAGAatctcacatatttttttcttttctcgcatcaaaaaatgattaccgcgaaAAATTCGcacattctataaatcaatttcaaaattcacgaatttctcgcattttggtaaaaacttcgaattacgccatttagaataaaatccgtttatcttttcttcctggatctttcattattttcaacatctgccccattatctagcttccctatttaccagtattgttcagaacctcttcgaacaacagaacacaaccatggaacccctttcagaatacatttctctgcaaccacgcgTTTACCGTAGGAAaagtttcttcatgtaagacgttcaaaatttttatgcacttatgtaggatggacaaataccttgtaaaggcaaaatcttctatgatgatgcaccaaaaatattcaatgctttaaaaaatagaaggcGTTaacaatgtattataattaaagaaatgatatttttttcaagagtttttgtttttttagaaatctcacttaactttttgaaatctctttttgagaaagggtgagaaattctgacccattttttttctatgatgaaaacactggtgattttttttcttagtttctcgcgggccactgcccggaagtttccaagacttggcgataATTCTGCCACAGACCGAAATATCCCCACTTGATAGCATTTCAGTTACAAAATAGTTAcaaatttagttacaaaattaaatcatcctttaaacattattgaatcttttatttgtttaggtGCCTAAGATAAAACCTGTTGTGCTATGTATCTTGAAACATATGGATAGAGTTGAAGAAAGGTATTTAAAACACCTTGTTAGCAATAAGCAGCTTTATGATGAATGTGATGTTCAAGTGAgtgcatttttataatgtttattcattttaaaacacaattaaataaGTGAGTTCTGGGACCCAGAGTTTTTGGATTCGGCTTCAAGTTTTTCTGACAATGCCATTTGAAAACAGACTGGACagttcctttattattattttttttgttataaaaaaacaatttgttgtTGAATTCATAtgctttagaaaaaaactttttcttttattataaaacaggTTATGGGTTTTGGACATCCTAAACTAGTTTTGGATAGGACACTTGGGTTTTACTGTTTTAAGCTGTCCTAAACCGActaaaactgtcttaaagtgtccaataccttgaacattggtaaaaggtaaaaattctatatgtgtaaccattgtacacatatattaataaatattttatactttttatacaatttgctttaacttattaaaggaaaattatttaatattattgaaaaagatttcTAACTTTTGAAGCTGCCAATTCAATGAATAACAAAAGTGAATGCCATAGCTTTTAAATACgaataaatgtgcttttaaaactgataaattatgtttttgcataaggatatatataatgcaatattaaaaataacaaaaaaaaattttaatgaaacataaattttttttcattctgtttcttattcaaaatttaaccttttatttttcgcaatatttttgttaaaattgtgacataatttgaataaCAGGTTTTTGGACAGTTTAAGCCAGTTTTGGACAGGACTGTTTAAACTGtagattaatccattctgtcctaaaccttgccaattcttttacaaaatgttttccaATGCTgcttcatcaatattttttcatcaaaataaaaattcatattcaatatacatttaaaaattgagaatttcaTTAGTGTATTTTGAGTGGGATGGTTGTACCAGATTAAGTAgtaattttcattaagtttgtaaaaattgtgagttttaatttcttcatgattttaagttttttattgtaattttatttttttatagtattatttaaaatactactacacaaaattttattaatcaacgAAATACAtcacattaaaattgtataaaaaacattgggattttttttagatgtgaaaatttatagcaataatgtcggaaaaaaatgattgaaacacTGCGTGGATTGATTATGATATCAACGCAAACCAAGTGTATCAAAGAGTGATTTCTTGCACCCACGATTAAACTTCGTGTACTATTAtaatttaggtattttttaaaaaattatgaaaatatcaataagaaTAACTGAGGTATGAAAAACATCatgatttttcagaaaagaagcaaaaatttgtTGGAATAATTGCCGAAAAAAATGATCTAAGTACTACCTAAGTGATCTAACTACTACTAAGTGATCTAAGTATTGTATTAACAATGGAATCAGCACAGGTTCTGAGTGATAAAATGGCGACTTAAgtgcacaatttaaaattttcatgtggACTATATCAAATAAACactgaatttgttttattttgaccGAATTTTGAAAAGAAGGACAAATGTACTgctttgattaattaattttattttttttttaaaaaagtcccCACTCGCAGTCATATTCTATTTAGATACAAATTGTGGGGGGGGGCAATGAAAGAAAGAATGTCATTTCTACTGCaaactatcttttaaactttcatgattacagaatttttattttttttttacttattatcaaTTTGAAATGCTAGCTGAAGCTATTacaaactttttacattattaaatgagAATCACAAGCATTTCTTTCCCCTTAGTCATattgaaatttagaatcccATGTTGTAATGGGTAACTGTGGgagtatttaattgtttttttttcccatgtgacacaaatgtgggttagttccatagaAAAGTCCTCCATCGTGGCTATTTTGTTCCAttgcttgattcaggagttcttGTCTTttgcattgggttcaaaattataaggcttcAGTGTTGTATGTTGTGCTTATGCATTAAGAGAACCAATCTATTGTTTAAGCGGAagctttaaatgttatttaaatcttcttcatattatttaaatctttatataatttaaatttacattgaatATACTGATATACGAAGcaaacttataataattattttatttttacgcagGTTAAGCGACAAATATGGCAAGATAACCAATCGCTGTTTGGGGATGAAGTTTTGCCTCTTCTTAGCCAgtacataaaagaaaaagaagatttgCTTTTTAAGCATTCAGAGCCTATTTCCCAGTTTTTTGCTCCCTCCCCCAAACAAAGAAGACAGGGTGATGTCATCCAAAAATTGTTGACGATGATCGGACATAACGTGAAACTTTATGACATGGTCCTGCAATTCTTAAGAACACTTTTCTTAAGGACAAAGAATGTACATTACTGCACCTTGAGATCTGAATTACTTATGGCTCTTCATGATTTAGAGGTAATGTAAATTACCTAAAGTATTATACAAAGTTACagaagtattatttataatttcaaattctaaaagtcaaaaacttataaaaaaaatttctaaaaattttatagaatttggTTTTGCTTAGTGAGTAGCCAATTTATCCTATTTTTAGGTCATCTTCCTAATTTTTGTACCATCTTAATactatttctctattttttttctgaaacatttcttttaaagagaaCAACATATTAGTAATTCATTATACTGAGGATATATTAATCACTTCTTATTATAgcgtaataaattataaataatcattttgtttaaaattacatattttaggtaatttttgttcttagtGAAAggaactgttattttaaaaaaaggccaCAATCTTTCATTCATTATAAAGATTACATTTAAATACTCCTATATTAAAACTCcccaatattttttgttgatctttctaaaattgaatgtctaaatagttttgtattctttcTTGTCTTAAGACTATATATGTCCCATAGTGGACTGATGGTAAAGACGCAGTGAAACACTGAAGTCAAGAGAATgtggaaaaaaacaatatacagAAATTggattctaattaaataatatttaaaaacctgtttgaacattttaattatattataaaagcaCTTTTTGACATGCAATTTGCTGTTTGAATGTAAATTAATGCCAAATATTAGACAAcacttttaacatatttatctaAAGATATGAATGTTAAGTTTCACAATGATTTTAACTATAAGAagctttacttaaaaataagaaaattactattgataataagtttaaaaaattttttacagataatttaagttaatcggtctctttcacaatattttgatttgcttATGGTAAAATTCAGACATAGTAActatataaatagaattataataaaaattttcagttcaaaatcACGCTTTGGAAACCACTTTGGCGAGatttataaaagttcaaaattcaccattgaaatttttctcaaattttcagTCCTCCAGTGAACTTATCATAAAGCACCGCAGTAGaacatcgaagtcaagcatcactggatgCTGTCAGTAAACGGGTGGGTggccactttgatcagcctgcgtaggtaCAAAGGGTGCATGGTATCAATCCTCGTTAGACTGTTCCACCCtgaagtgctcgatttcgctcGCAGCTGAACAGGCTGCCAAAGCCTGGGGGTCATCCCctcttcagaggatcaaaattgggatggcatgccttcggatcatcctcaagaaATGTTTTTCCGACCGTCGCCAGTAAAACATTATTTgcctctagtgcgatgtaaacaAAATACCTACCTCAGATGacacacttttaaattatttaagtagaaatttcaagatagtggataaaaaagattttttaattttttcttttcattatgcatgtcttaaattttgttaaaactgcttatataaaaattaatctaccAACTGTTGTTTTTAGATCCAGGAAATTACTCATGTGGATCCTTGCCATAAATTTACCTGGTGCCTAGATGCCTGTATTCGGGAAAAAAACGTTGATGTCAAACGCTCAAGAGAACTTCAAGGATTTTTGGATAGCATCAAAAGGGGAAATGAGCAAGTTCTGGGGTAAAATTTCTTTCGAATTGTTatctctttctctttttatgTAACAATATGTGCTGAGttcttatgaattatatttcttattttagggATTTATCTATGACTCTCTGTGATCCTTATGCAGTTAATTTTCTAGCAACatcagctttaaaaattataacatatctCATAAGTCAAGAAGGGTATGCTAGGgtgagttattttattttgtttgtgaaatgaatagatttttaatatttagttaaagcGACAGTTGTTAAAAAACAgattatatgcatatttttaatgggCTGATggaaaggaaatattaaattatttttttattttatattctgggAATAAAATTATTGGTGCAAGTTTGAAGTATGATTCTACTTTCTTTCTTTGCTCAAAAAATTCTCATACGTAATCAATCTCATCACACTATCTCACTgaggaaattttattacttcatcacaatattaatcaaataaataaaactatttttatatgatattttagatTTCTAAATGAGCTATAttgtttgctgaaaaaaaattctgtgttaataattcaaaaatataatttaggcattctctcaaaaatttaatctggaatataaatttggtaaagaatataaattgtaaaatgattGTATGGCATAACTTAGCTGAAGTTTCACCATTCTAAGatactgatttgtttaaaaaaaaattcaattaatatatttaatgtagacatagatagcctggtcggtagggtgctgggcccatgtccgagagtttgtgggttcgaaccccgccggccgaagactccccgtgtagtaaagtgactgatgcacgttaaatctgtcgagtcgcaaaagtcctccatgttcccataacgaatcaatacctctgggggtactggattggaaattgatcgttctttgattcaggtcaaaattacgatctgtggatgaataaatggatgtatgaatgggtccgccctattaacgggtgtgacgtatgatgtggcagatgtcgaattcttggccataggtggcgccactggaaaacaagaacaatcgcacctgctctgcctaaacaggcatacatCATCAACAATGTAgacattacaattaaaatgtgAACTGTGAatgtagtttaattatttaagtttaactaCTCCCAAAAAATCTTGGTTGCCTCATCTAAAAGT includes these proteins:
- the LOC107440253 gene encoding negative elongation factor B gives rise to the protein MSGLEEVGIPGKDYLRDSLTNCADPLKAIEDFQTENGILLPSLRPMLPLLDRHGVPRQEFHLSVLEELKDTLIAQIENLSKHDGRERERKLKELLQKSFILINVPKIKPVVLCILKHMDRVEERYLKHLVSNKQLYDECDVQVKRQIWQDNQSLFGDEVLPLLSQYIKEKEDLLFKHSEPISQFFAPSPKQRRQGDVIQKLLTMIGHNVKLYDMVLQFLRTLFLRTKNVHYCTLRSELLMALHDLEIQEITHVDPCHKFTWCLDACIREKNVDVKRSRELQGFLDSIKRGNEQVLGDLSMTLCDPYAVNFLATSALKIITYLISQEGYARENAVLVLLLRMLALGLQAWEMISTQIFKEPKLDAQLVTKFLPSLMSLIVDDQIRAINAKLPQDDRESAITTIEHFGPPPDAYQAYIQENGVASVLAMYYTLQNARQKDRHGLMRVLGTLALCENDRAFEDPFLNSLISFLVTNLLEEFSAEDFCTVVFDEFFLTGLAKESVVGHILKLLAYVYTKLPPSRLDSVMKALQPCAQHYESIQPAFIEIQKLLKNHQPVCIPKQMEVDSPLLSVPTPAPV